From the genome of Candidatus Tectomicrobia bacterium:
CCCGGAGCCGGACCGGGGCGCCGTTCCGGTAGGCCACGACGATCGATCCGTAGGGGGCGGCGCTCAACAGCTGGCCGGCCGACTGGATGGTGAAGGTGCGGTGCGGCCCGCTCAGCGTCCCGACGGGAAGATTGACGTTGGCGTTCTGGATGGCGGTTTCCACCTCGTTGATGCCGATGCCGCGGCTGGCCATGGCGTCCGGATCGAGCTGCACGCGCACCGCGTACTTCTGGGTGCCGAACACGTTCACCTGGGCCACGCCCTCGATCATGGAGATGCGGTCGGCCATGATGGTCTGGGCGTATTCGTTGAGCTGCCAGAGCGGCATCGTCCGGGAGGTCAGGGCGATGTAGAGGATCGGCGTGTCCGCGGGGTTGACCTTCTGGTAGGTCGGCGGCGAGGGCATGTTCGGCGGCAGCAGCCGGCTGGCCTGGGTGATGGCCGCCTGGATGTCGGGCGGGACGTCGTTGATGTTGCGGCTCAGGTCGAATTGAAGGGTGATCTGGGTGTAGCCGAGGGTGCTCACGGAGTTCATCGAGGACAAGCCGGAGATGGTGGAGAACTGGCGCTCCAGCGGGGTCGCCACGGCCGAGGCCATCGTCTCCGGGCTGGCCCCCGGGATGCTGGCGGACACCAGGACGGTGGGGAAGTCCACGTTCGGCAGATCGCTCACGGGCAGCAGGCGGTAGGCCGCGGCCCCGAACATGAGCATGCCGACCATGACCAGCGTCGTGGTCACGGGCCGCCGGATGAACAGCTCGGAGAGGTTCATCCGCGCGGCTCCCGGGAAAGGCGGATCATGGCGCCGCCTGCGGCTTCGCCGCCGTCGCCTTGCCTTTCTCTTCTTCCTTGATCTGGACTTTGGAGTTGTTCACGAGGCGCAACTGCCCGGTGGTCACCACGCGCTCCCCGGCCCGCAGGCCGTTCTCGACGATGACGTCCTGGCCGTGGGCCTGGCCCGTCACCACGGGCCGCATCTCGGCCGTCAGGTCGGGCTTGACGACGAATACGTATTGGCCCTCCTGGCCCGGCTGCACCGCCTGGGAGGGGACGAGGACGGCGTGCGGAATCGTCCTGAGCCGCAGCGTGACGTTGACGAACTGCCCCGGCCACAGCGCCTCGTCCTGGTTGGGGAATTGGGCCCGGAGCATGATCGTTCCCGTCGAGGCGTCGACCGTGTTGTTGACGACGGCCAGCTCCCCCTCGGCCCGGCGGGAGGTGTCCCCGGGAACCGCCGCCACGACCTTCAGCGGCCCCCTGGCCATCCGATCCCGGATCTCGCCCAGGTGCCGCTCCGGCACGGAGAAGTCCACGTAGATGGGCCGGATCTGGTTGATGACGGCCATCACGGTCTCGTTTTCCTTGATCATGTTCCCTTCGTTGACCAGCAGGGTGCCAATCCGGCCTTCGATGGGCGAATGGATATAGCAGTACGAAAGCTGGAGCCGGGCGTTCTCGACGGCGGCCTTGTCGCTCGCGACCGCGGCGACGAGCGAGTCCACCGCCGCCCGGTTCTGATCCAGGGTCGCCGCCGAGATGACCCGGGTCTTGGCCAGTTCCTCGGCCCGGCGCATGTCCGCCTTGGCCTTCACGAGGAGCGCCTCGTCCTTCCGCATGTTCGCCTGGGTCTGCTCCAGGGCGGCCTGGAAGGGGCGCGGGTCGATGGTGAAGATCATCTGTCCCGACTGGACATGATCCCCCTCCTTGAACGCCGCGCGCATCAACTGCCCGGCCAGCCGGGACTTGATCGACACCTTGGAAAAGGCGGTCACCGTCCCGATGGCGTGCAGCTCCACCGGCACCTCCGCGCCGCGGGCGGCGGCCACGGCGACCGGCACGGGGGGACGCCCGGTCCTCGCGGCCTTTGAGGCGGGCTCCTCGCTCCGCGAGCAGCCGGCGGCGAAGGCGAGGACGGCCAGCGCGACGGCCGCGCGGCATGGAGAGGAAGCTCTTGCCCAGCCCAGCCATTTCATGCGGCGTTCCTTTCCGGCGCGGCCTTCCGGAGGCTCAGTTCCTGGCCGCGACGCACGATTTCCCCACCCC
Proteins encoded in this window:
- a CDS encoding efflux RND transporter periplasmic adaptor subunit, which translates into the protein MKWLGWARASSPCRAAVALAVLAFAAGCSRSEEPASKAARTGRPPVPVAVAAARGAEVPVELHAIGTVTAFSKVSIKSRLAGQLMRAAFKEGDHVQSGQMIFTIDPRPFQAALEQTQANMRKDEALLVKAKADMRRAEELAKTRVISAATLDQNRAAVDSLVAAVASDKAAVENARLQLSYCYIHSPIEGRIGTLLVNEGNMIKENETVMAVINQIRPIYVDFSVPERHLGEIRDRMARGPLKVVAAVPGDTSRRAEGELAVVNNTVDASTGTIMLRAQFPNQDEALWPGQFVNVTLRLRTIPHAVLVPSQAVQPGQEGQYVFVVKPDLTAEMRPVVTGQAHGQDVIVENGLRAGERVVTTGQLRLVNNSKVQIKEEEKGKATAAKPQAAP